A part of Leptospira congkakensis genomic DNA contains:
- a CDS encoding AMP-dependent synthetase/ligase, with protein MPANLPELFQQSAEKFGNRPAFVSKDESKSYKPVTFKEVYDLGINLAEALIDLGVSAKENVALLADNRLEWIVSDYGILMSGACDVPRGTDITDSEIAYILNHCEAKVVFLENDKMLEKFQKNRSQLEFAKTLIVMDNKSTATGVLKLYELIEKGKELRAKGSKKAEERMKAIAPDDLFTIIYTSGTTGMPKGVMLKHSNMIHQTSVILGSMIEIKQDERMLSILPVWHVFERVFEYLAIAAGCATYYTNVRDLRDDMKKSKPTFMASAPRLWESIYNGIYTRINDPKQTPAIRRGLFNMAYFFSKHFNAATRFLKGNQVDYVGRNPIVSLFKGFYYLTVAIVLAVPYFLLDLVVLSKIREATGGELKASVSGGGALQRHVDAFFNDIGINVLEGYGMTETSPVISVRTFKKLVQGSVGVITPETSVQIRDDLGKVLTHVDANQKLISGKYGARGVIHIRGPQVMKGYYKNPETTAKVLKDGWMDTGDIGMFNFKKTLTITGRAKDTVVLLGGENVEPVPIEDKLTESPFIAQVMVIGQDQKNLGALVIPDFDKLTEWAKENGISETDKQKLIENPKVLDFYKKEIKALNNTKTGFKSFEQVTPFILITKQFEVGDELTNLFKMKRHLITEKYKDKITALYAAD; from the coding sequence ATGCCAGCCAATTTGCCCGAACTCTTCCAGCAGAGTGCTGAAAAATTTGGGAACCGCCCCGCGTTCGTCAGTAAAGACGAATCTAAGTCCTATAAACCCGTCACTTTTAAAGAAGTATATGATCTTGGTATCAACTTAGCAGAAGCTCTCATTGATTTGGGTGTCTCTGCAAAAGAAAATGTTGCCTTGCTTGCAGATAACCGATTGGAGTGGATCGTTTCCGATTATGGAATTCTAATGAGTGGTGCTTGTGATGTTCCGAGAGGAACGGACATTACCGATTCAGAAATTGCTTATATTCTAAATCACTGTGAAGCGAAAGTTGTGTTTCTTGAGAATGATAAAATGCTCGAGAAATTCCAAAAGAACCGCTCACAATTGGAATTTGCAAAAACTCTGATCGTAATGGACAACAAGTCTACTGCAACAGGTGTTTTAAAACTTTACGAACTTATCGAAAAAGGTAAGGAACTTCGTGCGAAGGGTTCTAAAAAAGCGGAAGAGCGGATGAAAGCAATCGCTCCGGATGACCTTTTTACTATCATTTATACTTCTGGAACTACTGGTATGCCAAAAGGTGTTATGTTGAAACACAGCAACATGATCCACCAAACATCTGTCATTTTAGGAAGTATGATCGAAATCAAACAAGATGAAAGAATGTTATCCATTCTTCCTGTTTGGCACGTATTCGAAAGAGTATTTGAATACTTAGCGATTGCTGCTGGTTGTGCCACATACTATACCAATGTTCGTGACCTTCGCGATGACATGAAAAAGTCAAAACCGACTTTTATGGCATCTGCTCCAAGACTTTGGGAAAGTATCTACAACGGAATTTATACTAGAATCAATGATCCAAAACAAACTCCTGCGATCCGTCGTGGTTTGTTCAACATGGCTTATTTTTTCTCAAAACATTTCAATGCAGCCACAAGGTTTTTAAAAGGGAACCAAGTGGATTACGTTGGAAGAAATCCCATTGTTTCTCTTTTCAAAGGGTTCTACTACTTAACAGTTGCTATCGTTTTGGCTGTTCCTTATTTCCTATTGGATTTAGTGGTGCTTTCCAAAATCAGAGAGGCTACTGGTGGAGAACTAAAAGCTTCCGTTTCCGGTGGTGGAGCTCTCCAAAGACATGTGGATGCTTTCTTCAATGATATTGGAATCAATGTTTTGGAAGGATATGGAATGACGGAAACTTCTCCGGTAATTTCTGTAAGAACTTTCAAAAAGTTAGTCCAAGGTTCTGTTGGAGTGATCACTCCTGAAACATCGGTGCAAATCCGAGATGATTTGGGAAAGGTTCTCACACATGTGGATGCCAACCAAAAACTCATTTCTGGAAAATACGGAGCTCGTGGGGTCATCCACATCCGTGGACCGCAAGTGATGAAAGGTTATTATAAAAATCCAGAAACAACAGCAAAAGTTCTGAAAGATGGTTGGATGGATACTGGAGATATTGGAATGTTCAATTTCAAAAAGACCCTTACCATCACTGGCCGTGCGAAGGATACTGTAGTTCTACTTGGTGGGGAAAACGTTGAGCCGGTTCCGATTGAGGACAAACTCACTGAATCTCCTTTCATTGCACAAGTGATGGTGATTGGACAAGACCAAAAGAACTTAGGTGCTCTTGTGATTCCTGATTTTGATAAATTGACGGAATGGGCAAAAGAAAACGGAATTTCCGAGACTGACAAACAGAAACTCATTGAAAATCCGAAGGTTCTTGATTTCTACAAAAAGGAAATCAAAGCTCTCAACAATACCAAAACTGGATTTAAGTCTTTTGAGCAAGTGACTCCGTTCATTCTCATTACTAAACAATTTGAAGTGGGTGATGAATTGACAAACTTGTTTAAGATGAAACGCCACTTGATCACTGAAAAATACAAAGACAAAATTACAGCTTTGTATGCTGCTGATTAA
- a CDS encoding TlpA family protein disulfide reductase: MNSKMITKIFRQSKSRFYLIFILSLFFCKPEGPTSDFYTEPLPTVLGKTESLEDFKGKVVVLDFWATWCEPCAKAVPTINKWKSSVSEKDFVFRGINTDTTEPLEKIKKDMERLKMSYPTLLDKDWKMTDFYHVEGIPCLLVFDRSGKIVYRQYGIIESDLSGLVIRSHVWAATELP; the protein is encoded by the coding sequence ATGAATTCAAAAATGATCACCAAAATTTTCAGACAGTCTAAATCCAGGTTTTATCTTATCTTTATCCTTTCTCTCTTTTTTTGTAAACCAGAAGGGCCCACTAGTGATTTTTATACAGAACCACTTCCCACTGTTCTTGGGAAAACGGAAAGTTTAGAAGATTTTAAGGGCAAAGTCGTGGTTTTGGATTTTTGGGCTACTTGGTGTGAACCCTGTGCCAAAGCAGTCCCCACCATCAACAAATGGAAGTCTTCCGTATCCGAAAAGGATTTTGTATTCCGAGGGATTAACACTGACACTACGGAACCTTTAGAAAAAATTAAAAAAGATATGGAACGACTGAAAATGAGTTACCCCACCTTACTGGACAAAGACTGGAAAATGACTGATTTTTATCATGTCGAGGGAATCCCATGCCTTCTTGTCTTTGATCGTTCGGGTAAAATCGTATATAGGCAGTATGGAATTATTGAATCAGACCTTTCAGGGCTTGTGATACGCTCACATGTATGGGCGGCGACGGAACTGCCATAA
- a CDS encoding glycosyltransferase family 4 protein produces MVKPTKRIGLDARPLSTRVSGVGRLIAETLKAFPHKEEYDFFLFSHLPIHEDHKAVLDLPNVTWVNGGGFLKWKGGLYYNLFIPFYLLKNRLDLFWGSQQVLPPFLPKTLSAVLTYCDLVLYLYPETMRWIAKVQQRMFQSYSVRRSSFILSISKQTSDDMCRKFDYPVDQTGVSYPGVNPKEMAKLLETEPSLRVKDLGTDYLLSVSTIEPRKNYPFLLEVFREYRKAEPHHYRPWVIVGKIGWESSEFIEELRQERALFKDIHILDSVSDSELQHLYKRAGLFAFASKYEGFGIPMVEAIFHGLNCVVSDIPTFHEIGKDGVTYLPYQTKEDAKVWAETIKKFFEKPSPPEVSISEFTWENAAKITEEVFRKVLEEGE; encoded by the coding sequence ATGGTAAAACCTACCAAACGTATTGGTCTTGATGCCAGACCTTTATCCACACGAGTTTCTGGAGTGGGAAGGTTGATTGCGGAAACTCTCAAAGCATTTCCTCATAAAGAAGAATATGATTTCTTTTTATTTTCCCATCTACCAATCCATGAAGACCACAAAGCAGTTTTGGATTTACCTAATGTAACTTGGGTGAATGGTGGTGGGTTTTTGAAATGGAAAGGGGGATTGTATTACAATCTTTTCATCCCGTTTTATTTATTAAAAAATAGATTGGATTTGTTTTGGGGTTCCCAACAAGTTTTACCTCCTTTTTTACCAAAAACTTTATCTGCAGTTCTAACCTATTGTGATTTGGTTTTGTATTTATACCCAGAAACGATGCGGTGGATTGCAAAAGTCCAACAAAGAATGTTTCAAAGTTATTCAGTTAGGCGGTCTAGTTTTATCCTTTCCATTTCCAAACAAACTAGCGATGATATGTGTCGCAAATTTGATTATCCCGTGGACCAAACAGGTGTATCCTATCCAGGTGTGAATCCAAAGGAGATGGCAAAACTTTTAGAGACTGAACCATCTTTACGAGTAAAGGATTTAGGAACTGATTATTTACTTTCTGTATCTACTATCGAACCAAGAAAAAACTATCCTTTTTTACTCGAAGTTTTTCGTGAATATCGTAAAGCAGAACCACACCATTACAGACCTTGGGTGATAGTTGGAAAAATTGGTTGGGAGTCTTCTGAATTCATTGAGGAGTTAAGACAAGAACGTGCTCTATTTAAAGACATTCATATTTTAGATTCTGTTTCTGATTCTGAATTACAACATCTCTACAAAAGAGCTGGATTATTTGCCTTTGCGAGTAAATACGAAGGATTTGGAATTCCTATGGTGGAAGCCATTTTTCATGGTTTGAATTGTGTGGTTTCAGACATTCCCACATTTCATGAAATTGGAAAGGATGGTGTGACTTATCTTCCTTACCAAACCAAGGAAGATGCAAAGGTCTGGGCGGAAACAATCAAAAAATTCTTTGAGAAACCAAGTCCACCAGAAGTTTCCATCTCCGAGTTTACTTGGGAAAATGCAGCAAAGATTACGGAAGAAGTTTTTAGAAAGGTTTTAGAGGAAGGAGAATAA
- a CDS encoding 3'(2'),5'-bisphosphate nucleotidase CysQ, whose protein sequence is MEENDFQEVWRWVLSVGDSILSIYKSDFQIRDKGGNDPVTEADLFASEFLYEKISKQFPTHGFLSEEKVDTNTRLDKEWVWILDPIDGTREFVKKNDQFALSLGLVRNGEAIWGVIFNPSTGEFFSKNRTTFFAKLQPPFATEENFRTIVVESGSVLEPLGEAEPVAKKPILLVSLSEMKEGLFSDSFWQEDFDIRSMGSIAYKLGLLSAGFIDLIVSLKPKNEWDICGGIALLDEENFTCFPLKDKGYKFNQAQTLSFGLVAGKKAAVSYLESKIDFHQLSLKVKERW, encoded by the coding sequence ATGGAAGAAAACGATTTTCAAGAAGTTTGGCGGTGGGTATTATCAGTTGGAGATTCAATTCTTTCCATTTATAAATCTGATTTTCAAATTCGAGACAAAGGTGGCAACGATCCGGTAACGGAAGCTGATTTGTTCGCGAGTGAATTTTTGTATGAAAAAATTTCGAAACAATTTCCGACTCATGGATTTTTGTCGGAAGAAAAAGTCGATACAAACACCCGTTTGGATAAGGAATGGGTTTGGATTTTAGATCCCATTGACGGCACTCGCGAATTTGTCAAAAAAAATGATCAGTTTGCACTCAGTTTAGGACTCGTTCGTAATGGAGAAGCCATTTGGGGTGTGATTTTTAATCCTTCGACAGGTGAGTTTTTTTCTAAAAATAGAACTACTTTTTTTGCTAAGTTACAACCACCCTTTGCTACGGAAGAAAATTTTAGGACGATTGTTGTGGAAAGTGGATCTGTCTTAGAACCACTTGGGGAAGCAGAACCTGTTGCCAAAAAACCAATTTTACTAGTTTCTCTATCGGAAATGAAGGAAGGTTTATTTTCTGATTCCTTTTGGCAGGAAGACTTTGATATCCGATCCATGGGAAGTATTGCTTATAAGTTAGGTTTGTTATCAGCCGGGTTCATTGATCTTATTGTTTCTTTAAAACCAAAAAACGAATGGGATATTTGTGGTGGGATTGCTCTTTTAGATGAAGAGAATTTTACATGTTTTCCTTTGAAAGACAAAGGATATAAATTCAACCAAGCTCAGACCCTTTCCTTTGGACTTGTTGCTGGTAAAAAAGCAGCTGTTTCTTATTTGGAATCAAAAATTGATTTCCACCAATTGTCCCTCAAGGTTAAGGAACGATGGTAA
- a CDS encoding LIC11625 family surface-exposed protein has product MKRVWIFCIVLFFPVTFVYSQQNSGLAEEFTKLEDYLRNPKLTEEQKKKNFETNMVSSVRSTLSKKLSNPKKDLKDLKFQDLQAERSEGTNTFFVKYKQYYFQYQFPVDPETYVTSPSEEIVLEKPEGLDLGAGAHKEEKKN; this is encoded by the coding sequence ATGAAACGAGTTTGGATTTTTTGTATTGTTTTATTTTTTCCGGTGACATTTGTTTATTCACAACAGAACTCCGGTTTGGCGGAGGAGTTTACAAAACTCGAAGATTATCTTAGAAATCCAAAATTAACGGAAGAACAGAAAAAGAAAAACTTTGAAACCAATATGGTAAGTTCTGTTCGGAGTACACTTTCCAAAAAACTATCCAATCCAAAAAAGGATTTAAAAGATCTCAAATTTCAGGATTTACAGGCAGAACGTTCGGAAGGAACCAATACTTTTTTTGTTAAATACAAACAATATTATTTTCAATACCAATTCCCAGTTGATCCAGAAACTTATGTAACCTCTCCTTCGGAAGAGATTGTTTTAGAGAAACCGGAAGGTTTGGATCTTGGCGCGGGCGCACATAAAGAAGAAAAGAAGAATTAA